From Thermodesulfovibrionales bacterium:
ACTCTTGAGACACCGCCAAGGCCGCAAAGACAGTATCCTATGGCGGTCAGATGCTCATCGTCCCGAAAGGATTCAAAGAGCCTCTCTGCCTTCTCGAAGGAATCGATAGCCCTCCTTGTATCCCCTCCGACCCTGAAGGCGCCACCCTCCGCCCAGAGGACAAAGGCGATCCCGTCCTTATCAGATTGATGCTCATAGATTGCCTTGGCTTGTGCAAAGAGTCCCAAAGCCTCTTTCCAGTTCCCAAGTGCCCTTACGGACAGGCCGAGACCAACGAGGGCGTCGGCATGCGCGGCCCTCGTCTTTTTCCGCCTGCTTAACGACACTGCTTCCCTGTAGGCCCTCTCAGCCTTTTCGAAATCTCCTGTCATCCGGGAAGTATCGCCGAGGGACAAAAGACATGCAAGCACGTCCTCTCTCTCTCCGTTCTTTCTCGCTATCCTCAGGGCTCTCCGATATAACAACAACGCCTTGTGATACTCTGAGTCCTCGCGGAGTTCTTCCGCTTTCTGAAAAAGGTCATTTACCATGGAGCCGATCCCTCAGCCTCACCACAAGTTCCCGGTAATTCTTTGCATGAAAGAAGGCTGAGCCCATAACGAGTATTCCGGCGCCCGCTTCGACCACTTCCCGCGCGTTCTCATATTTGATGCCGCCGTCTACCTCAATGACTGCAGAAAGCCCCCTTTCACTGAGCATCCCCTTCACCATACGGACCTTCTCGATCGCCTGGGGTATGAAATTCTGTCCGCCAAAACCGGGATTGACGGACATGATCAGGACAAGGTCAACCTCTGAGAGAATGCTGTCGAGACTCCAGACGGGCGTTGCTGGATTTATCGAGACCCCTGCCTGAGCACCGCTTTCTCTTATCCAGTGCACGGTCCTGTGAAGATGGACTGAGGCCTCTGCATGGACGGTGAGATAGTGGGCGCCTGCATTGATAAAGTCCTTCAGGTACCTGTCGGGCTCTTCGATCATAAGGTGGACATCGAGAGGGAGGTTCGTGACCTTCCTGATCGCCTCTACAATGAAGGGTCCTATTGTTATGTTCGGAACAAAGTGGCCGTCCATGATGTCAAGGTGCAGCATATCGGCGCCGGCTGATTCTGCCGCCTTGATCTCATCGCCCAGCCTCATGAAATCAGCTGAAAGAATCGAGGGTGCGAGCTTAATCATCGAGACGTTATTCTCCTTCCAGTTGCAGAATGACGGTTTCTCCTGATCGAAAGAGCGTATTCTGTCTCGGCTTCTGTGCCTTGATCCTTTGCCCCTGGCCCGTAAACTCTACCTTCAGGCCGAGTTTTTCAGAGAGACTCAAAGCATCGTCCCTGCTCTTGCCAAGAAAATCGGGGCAAAAATAGAGTATATCATAAGGCCCCGAACTGACGACAAGAGAAAGGGAATCCTTCAATGCCTCATCAGGCTCAGGCCGCTGAGAAAGGATCCTGTCCCTCGCTACCGTGTCCGAATGTATGCGGATGACCTTCTCGACCTTCAGTCCGCTTCTCGCAAGGGTCGTTTCTGCTTCCTGAAGTGTCTGGCCTATCAGGTCAGGGACAAACTGGACCTTCGGGCCCTTGCTTAGGAAAACCTTTATCCCCCGCTCTTCCTTGACTTTGTTTCCCGAAGGAATGTCCTGCCGTAGAATGCGGCCGGACGGTATTATAGGGTCGTAATCTTCGCCTTCTACCTTCAGAAACAACCCACTCTTGCTCAGGAGTTCGTTCGCCTCGATCACGGTCTTTCCCTTCAGGTCCGGCACATCAACGGTCTTGCTAAAGCTCATCACTTTGAAGGTGAGATAGCCTGACAATAACCCCATGAGGAGAAACCCGAAGATATAGACGGGTATCATCAAGACCTTCTTCACGCCTTTCTGCACAGTCTCACCCCGAAGAAACCATCCATTTCGTTCTTGTGGGGATAGGTCCGGAAGAATCCATTCTTCATAAATCCCCTGAGAAAGGAAACGTCACTGTCTATAATAAAGAAATCTCCCGAATCCTTCAAGAACTCTCTGAGGACAGCTTCACCTTCCTCGGTCTCTGTCGAACAGACCGAGTATACCATGATGCCGCCGCGCTTCAACATCCTTGACACAGAACGCAAAAGCCCGATCTGTCTTGATCTGAATTCCAGGAGGTCCTTTGGCGTGTGGCGGTACTTGACGTCTGGATTGCGGCGTACAACACCGAGAGAAGAGCAGGGTGCGTCAAGGAGAATCCTGTCAAAGGGTCTTTCCTGAGCATATTCGGCAATATCGGCGACCAAGGTCCTTATTGATGAAAGACCGAGAACGGATACATTTTCCTTGAGACGTACAATTCTTGAAGGATTACTGTCAACGGCGAGAATTTCACCCTCGTCTTCAATAAGCTGGGCAATGTGAGTAGTCTTTCCGCCCGGCGCAGCGCATGCATCGAGTATCCGCTCGTTCCGCTGCGGCCCAAGGAGATAGGAAATGAGTTGTGATGCCTCATCCTGGACAACGAGAGAATCCTTCCAGGGCAGTTCCCTGAATGAGTAGGATTCCTTCAGTCGAATACCATCGGGAGAGAAGGGCGTTGGTTCGGCCGCGATCTGCATTTCCGAGAGGTTTTTGATCATCTCTTCCCTTTTACTCCTCAGGGTGTTCACCCTCAGCGTCAGGGGAGGTATCCTGTTATTCGCCTCCGCAAGGGCCGCTGCTTCGGCCTCGCCGAAACGGCTGATCCATCGCCTGATAAGCCACTCGGGATGGGACGTCCTGAGGGCAATGTTCCGGGGGCCCTTTTCACGACTGACGTTGTCCAGTGAAAGCCTCACGGCGTCGATGTTGCGGAGGAGGTTTCTCAGGACGCCATTCACCACTTCAGGCCTGCCCGTCTTCTTCTCCATCTCTACAGCCTCGTGAACGGCAGCCCATTCCGGAACCCGCGTGAAGAGTACCTGGAAGAGGGCGAGTCTCAGGTTATTCAGCGTTCCGCGCCCGAGACCGGACGGCTTTTTAAGGAACCCCCTCAGTATCCAGTCAAGGATATCACGGTGCCGCAAAACCCCGTAGGTAAGTTCCATGAGGAATGCCCTGTCCTTGCTGTCAAGGGAGACAGCAAGGTCTTCAAGGACGTCCTTTGGTTTTCGCCCTTGTCCCTCGATATCCTCCAAGGCCCTTAAGGACAGTTCTCTGGAAGTCGCCATCAGATTGTGACCATAGGGGCGGGGTAATCCCCCCATACCTTATGGTCCACAGAAAAACGCAATGGCCTCCTTGACTCTCTCAAGGCTGACCTTCGTGTTGAAACAGGGCCCAAAGGGACGTTCATTCGAAATGCCGAGGACCGGGAGCGGATAGGAGTCTGCAATGCCGCTGCTGAGGTCCCTCTCGCAGGCAACGGCAACAATCGCCTCAGGACGGAGGTCCCTCACGATCTTCCTCGCCAGATTTCCGCCTGTCGCCACGAAGAGATCAAGCTTGTTGTCATCAGCGATCTGAATGAGGTCTTTGATCTCGCATTTTCCGCACCGTTTACATTTGTAGATATTGTGAGTGATTCGTATGTCGCATTCGTTTATCTGAAGACAGTGGGGAAGGAGAAGGAGTATCCTCTTCGCCTTTGGCTTTTCCATTCTCACCAGTCTGTTATTGAGACTTATGATAAGGGCCTGGAGCCCCTCCTTCCGCTCCTTTGAGAAAGACCCGATGAGCATGAAAAGGGGATGGAGGACCTTGAGTGTCAGACCTCGCGGCCACCTTTCCATCATCCGACCTTCATCCCCTTTGCGAGCCTCCTGCCCTGCAAAAAGGCCGAGACAGACATGGGTCTCTTCCCGGAGGGCTGGATTTCGATGATGGAGAGAAGACCTTCACCGGTACCGATAATGAGGTCCCTCTCGTCAGCTTTCTCTATGAGACCGGCTGACCCCTTGTCTGGCAAGGGACGCGCATTGAGGATCCTTACCATCTCGCCGTTCATATAACAGAAGGCGCCGGGCCATGGCTGCATGCCGCGAACGAAGTGATCGATCTCAAGAGCTGTTCGTGACCAATCTATTCTGCCGTCTTCTTTTCTCAGTATTGGGGCAAAGGTCGGCTCTCCTGTCTGGGGGACGGGTTTGAGAGAACCCTCCCGTATCCCCTTCAGCGTCTCGATAAGTAAAGAGGCCCCGACTTCAGAAAGGTTGATACCGAGACTCCCTGCCGTGTCCTCAGCAGTTATCGCCACTTCCCTCTTGAGGAGCACAGGGCCGGTGTCGAGTCCCTCGTCCATGAGCATTGTCGTGACTCCAGTCTTCTCTTCACCCCTTAAGATTGCCCAGGCTATGGGCGCTGCCCCCCGGTATTTCGGGAGGAGTGAAGCATGGACATTGATGCAGCCCTTTTGAGGTGTTTCGAGCAGTGCTTTTGGAAGTATTTTGCCGTAAGCAACTACAATGAGGAACTCAGGTTTTGAGGATGCTATCTCTTCAAGGAATTTTCCCTCTCTCAGGGATGTCGGCTGAATGACGGGAAGCCCTGCTTCAAGGGCAGCAATCTTCACGGCTGGCTGTGCGAGCTTGTGCCCCCTTCCCTTGATCTTATCCGTCTGCGTGACCACAAAGCTCACATCTTCGCCCTCCCCGAGTAAGGCCCTGAGTGAGGGAACGGCAAAGTCAGGCGTGCCGAAAAAAATGATGGACAACTTGCCTCCTGAAGAGATTAGACCTTCGAAAGGGCCTTCTGGAAGCGTTTCTTGAAAAACTCTCTCTTGATGCTGCTGATTCTGTCGATGAGCAATATACCGTTGAGGTGATCGATTTCATGTTGAAAAGCCCGGGAGAGCAGCCCTTCGGCCTCAATCTCGACAGCCTTTCCCTCTCTGCTAAGGCCCCTCACCGTAATCCTTTCACTTCTCTTTACCGTCGTGTGATATTCGGGAAGGCTGAGGCATCCCTCCTCGCTCTCGATCTCCCCTTGCGCATTGACGAGCTCGGGATTGATCAATACGATGAGCGGGGTCCTTTCCTCTTCCCTGATGCTTACATCGATAACGATCAGCCTGCCTGATACTCCTACCTGAGGGGCTGCGAGGCCGATACCCGGCGCAGCATACATCGTCTCGATCATATCGTCTATGAGACGCTGTACCGCCTTGTTAATCTCGCTTATCGGCGCGGCCTTCTGCGAGAGGACCTTTTCAGGATATTCTTTGATTTCGAGCACTGCCATAAAGTATTATATCAAAACCAGTTCGCTAAAATCGAGGACGCAAGACACCATGATCCGCAGACGGAGGAACAATGTCCAACCATAAAATTGTATTACGAACAGAGATGCCTGATGTTGGAGAACCAAGGAGGGGCAAGGTCAGGGATATATACGACCTCGGAAAACATCTCCTCCTTATAGCAACCGACAGGATATCTGCCTTCGATGTTGTCCTTCCGAGCGGAATTCCCGGAAAGGGGTGGGTTCTGACGCAGATATCGATCTTCTGGTTCAGGCAGATGGAAGGGATCGTCGGGAACCATATCGTTGCCACCGAGGTGTCCGACTTTCCGGCGATCCTCCAGAAATATCGTGGCATCCTCGAAGGGAGAAGCATGCTCGTGAAGAAGGCAGCGCCCCTGGCGATCGAATGTATCGTAAGAGGCTATCTCTCCGGAAGCGGATGGAAGGAATACAGGGACAACGGTACGGTCTGCGGTATTTCTCTGCCGAAGGGTCTTGTTGAATCAGGCCGCCTCGACGAACCGATCTTTACCCCCAGCACAAAGGCGGAAGAAGGCCATGATAGGAATATCGCCTTTGAAGAGGCCGCGAAGATCGTCGGAAAGGAGGTCGCCGAGAAGGCAAGAGAATTGAGTCTAAGTGTCTATTCAAGGGCAAGGGAAATTGCCGAGAAGAGGGGCATCATCATTGCCGATACCAAATTCGAGTTCGGTATTCATGATGGTGAATTGATCCTCATAGACGAAGTCCTCACCCCCGACTCTTCCCGGTTCTGGTCGATCCGTGATTACCGGCCCTGCAAGGGGCAGGACAGTTTTGACAAGCAGATCGTCCGAGACTATCTCCTCACCCTCGACTGGGACAAGACACCTCCGGGTCCTGTCCTTCCCGATGAAATTATAGCAAAGACTGCTGAGCGGTACAGGGAGATCATGGAGATACTGACGGGATAGAAGGCTGAAGGGGTTTGAAAGGAAGGGAAGAGATTCGTAGAAAGGGAATCTCTTATTATTTATGCCTCCCCGGTGACGGTCTCTTCCGCTCCTTCTTAAGTTTTTCTTTCTTGTAGAACGTCAGGAATTCTTTAGGCGAAAGAACATTGACATCTTGACACTTCTCATAAGGAAAATGATCTCGGTTTCCCGTGACAAGGCATGCCACCCCGTTCGCCACAGCGGCCTCAAGGAACGGTTCGTCGTCGGGATCGGGAAGGGAGAAGGCAAGGGGCGAGGATGCCGCCGCCTTACCCTGATGAACAATATAGTCGAGAAGCGCGGCAACCTTCTCTTCCTCAAAGCCGAACTTCGGCCTGCGTAAGACTTCAGCATACTCTGAGATTATACGGGCATCGAAGGAAAGCGTGATCTCGCCGGAAGAAACCATGAGTACAATCTCTCCGCAGGCGCCGAATGGAGACAGAAGGCCCGCAACGAGGACGTTAGTGTCGAGCACGATGTTCATCGAGTCCGCTTCTTACGGACCGTCTTTATTTCCGCATCTATATCTTTCATGAGCAGCTTGTCCTTTCCCTGCTCTACAGAGCTGCGTTGTAACGATGTGACCGCCTCGACCGCGCGCGCCCGGCGGAAAGCCGCAAGCGACTCTTCAAGATTAGACTCGTTAATAGCCGCAAGTATGGCTATTGGGCGTCCGTTGCTCGTGACGACCATCTCCCTCTCCTTCGGAAGCTCTTTCCAAACCTGTGCCGACTTGCCCCTCAAATCTCTAACGCTCAAGAATTTCATAACCGTGTCCTCCTTTGTATATTCTATTATGTACACAACTGTCATCCGAGTCAATCTGTTTGGGCAAGAGAATTGAGCCTGAAGGTCTATTCAAAGGTAAGAAAAATGGCGGAGAAGAAGGGCATCATCATTGCAGATACGAAACTTGGCCGGCAAGGTACAGGATAGTTTTGACAAGCAGATCGTCCGTGACTATCTCCTCACCCTCGACTGGGACAAGACGCCTCCGGGTCCTGTCCTTCCCGATGAAATTATAGCAAAGACTGCTGAGCGGTACAGGGAGATCATGGAGATATTGACGGGATAGAAGGTGGCGGCTTTGGGAAGGAAGGTATGAGAGCAAATTAGAGAAGCCTTTTGTCTAAATTTCAAAATTTCACAATTACACCTTCCGTCACAAATTCCTTGGTATCTCAACCAACATCGACTTGTCCTTCTCAGCCGTGTTGATGCGATCATTATAGGTTACAAGAAGGCGTCTGAAAGCACTTTTCCTCTTGTCTCTATCAAAACATGAGGACCATTCGATATTTTGACTGACAAACGACTCTATTGAACAGACGTCAATGCGGCCTTCCACCGTAAGGT
This genomic window contains:
- the rpe gene encoding ribulose-phosphate 3-epimerase is translated as MIKLAPSILSADFMRLGDEIKAAESAGADMLHLDIMDGHFVPNITIGPFIVEAIRKVTNLPLDVHLMIEEPDRYLKDFINAGAHYLTVHAEASVHLHRTVHWIRESGAQAGVSINPATPVWSLDSILSEVDLVLIMSVNPGFGGQNFIPQAIEKVRMVKGMLSERGLSAVIEVDGGIKYENAREVVEAGAGILVMGSAFFHAKNYRELVVRLRDRLHGK
- a CDS encoding putative toxin-antitoxin system toxin component, PIN family, which translates into the protein MNIVLDTNVLVAGLLSPFGACGEIVLMVSSGEITLSFDARIISEYAEVLRRPKFGFEEEKVAALLDYIVHQGKAAASSPLAFSLPDPDDEPFLEAAVANGVACLVTGNRDHFPYEKCQDVNVLSPKEFLTFYKKEKLKKERKRPSPGRHK
- a CDS encoding PASTA domain-containing protein; this encodes MIPVYIFGFLLMGLLSGYLTFKVMSFSKTVDVPDLKGKTVIEANELLSKSGLFLKVEGEDYDPIIPSGRILRQDIPSGNKVKEERGIKVFLSKGPKVQFVPDLIGQTLQEAETTLARSGLKVEKVIRIHSDTVARDRILSQRPEPDEALKDSLSLVVSSGPYDILYFCPDFLGKSRDDALSLSEKLGLKVEFTGQGQRIKAQKPRQNTLFRSGETVILQLEGE
- a CDS encoding phosphoribosylaminoimidazolesuccinocarboxamide synthase, whose protein sequence is MSNHKIVLRTEMPDVGEPRRGKVRDIYDLGKHLLLIATDRISAFDVVLPSGIPGKGWVLTQISIFWFRQMEGIVGNHIVATEVSDFPAILQKYRGILEGRSMLVKKAAPLAIECIVRGYLSGSGWKEYRDNGTVCGISLPKGLVESGRLDEPIFTPSTKAEEGHDRNIAFEEAAKIVGKEVAEKARELSLSVYSRAREIAEKRGIIIADTKFEFGIHDGELILIDEVLTPDSSRFWSIRDYRPCKGQDSFDKQIVRDYLLTLDWDKTPPGPVLPDEIIAKTAERYREIMEILTG
- the rsmB gene encoding 16S rRNA (cytosine(967)-C(5))-methyltransferase RsmB codes for the protein MGGLPRPYGHNLMATSRELSLRALEDIEGQGRKPKDVLEDLAVSLDSKDRAFLMELTYGVLRHRDILDWILRGFLKKPSGLGRGTLNNLRLALFQVLFTRVPEWAAVHEAVEMEKKTGRPEVVNGVLRNLLRNIDAVRLSLDNVSREKGPRNIALRTSHPEWLIRRWISRFGEAEAAALAEANNRIPPLTLRVNTLRSKREEMIKNLSEMQIAAEPTPFSPDGIRLKESYSFRELPWKDSLVVQDEASQLISYLLGPQRNERILDACAAPGGKTTHIAQLIEDEGEILAVDSNPSRIVRLKENVSVLGLSSIRTLVADIAEYAQERPFDRILLDAPCSSLGVVRRNPDVKYRHTPKDLLEFRSRQIGLLRSVSRMLKRGGIMVYSVCSTETEEGEAVLREFLKDSGDFFIIDSDVSFLRGFMKNGFFRTYPHKNEMDGFFGVRLCRKA
- the def gene encoding peptide deformylase — its product is MAVLEIKEYPEKVLSQKAAPISEINKAVQRLIDDMIETMYAAPGIGLAAPQVGVSGRLIVIDVSIREEERTPLIVLINPELVNAQGEIESEEGCLSLPEYHTTVKRSERITVRGLSREGKAVEIEAEGLLSRAFQHEIDHLNGILLIDRISSIKREFFKKRFQKALSKV
- a CDS encoding DUF116 domain-containing protein, yielding MMERWPRGLTLKVLHPLFMLIGSFSKERKEGLQALIISLNNRLVRMEKPKAKRILLLLPHCLQINECDIRITHNIYKCKRCGKCEIKDLIQIADDNKLDLFVATGGNLARKIVRDLRPEAIVAVACERDLSSGIADSYPLPVLGISNERPFGPCFNTKVSLERVKEAIAFFCGP
- the fmt gene encoding methionyl-tRNA formyltransferase; the encoded protein is MSIIFFGTPDFAVPSLRALLGEGEDVSFVVTQTDKIKGRGHKLAQPAVKIAALEAGLPVIQPTSLREGKFLEEIASSKPEFLIVVAYGKILPKALLETPQKGCINVHASLLPKYRGAAPIAWAILRGEEKTGVTTMLMDEGLDTGPVLLKREVAITAEDTAGSLGINLSEVGASLLIETLKGIREGSLKPVPQTGEPTFAPILRKEDGRIDWSRTALEIDHFVRGMQPWPGAFCYMNGEMVRILNARPLPDKGSAGLIEKADERDLIIGTGEGLLSIIEIQPSGKRPMSVSAFLQGRRLAKGMKVG